The Bacteroides ovatus genomic interval GAATATCTTCTACCACTTCGGTAGGCAGGCCACCACTGATAATTTCGAGTGACCGCAACTCCGGCCGTGAAGTCTTTCCCAAACGCAGATTATTGGTTCCTTTGATTTTCAGATCTTTCAATTTAGGCATGGCATCGAGCAGCGGACTAATATCAGCTTGTTCAATCCATGAAATCTCCTGTTCTTCCTGCTCAATATCTCCCCAGAACAAGCCTTCTATTTGTGCGAACTTCTCCTTATTTTCAATCATTCCCTGTAATAAGGCAGAACAGTCGCCACCCTCATAATCCCAACAACCGATTGTTATTTGTTTATATTCAGAGAGATGTTTATCTTTCAATATCTTATCCAGAAGATTCACATTGTTTTCATACTCATCATAACTCAAAGTATATTTCTTGGCTTCCACTTTCATTTCACGTGCAGTTTCTTCAGCAGTTTCTACATACCCTTTTTTGGTCTTTTCCGCAATCAGTTTGCTGGCTGCTTTTTCAGCTTCTTCAGTCGTTGCGTAGTTTTTCACTTGTGTTTGTCCGTCGGTCCCCAACTTACCATAATTTACAGTAACATCTGTTCCGACTACCTCTATGCTCCAGAATTTCTGCGATTTAAAATCTTGAAAAACGAATACTCTCTTCATAATACAGTTTTTAATGGTTGATATTTGCACACTCAACACAGAACGCGCATGAACAATACCTGCAAAAATAACCATTTTATGTAATGTACAAAGAAATCTGTTTACTAAACTTTCAGAGTATTCAAAAATACAACCCAAGATATGCAACAAAGGCTGCCTTTTGGGGCAGCCTTCATTATTCTATTTCTGTAATATATCAGTTTAATCTTCAATAGTACATATACTTACACGGTTCCAATCCGGTTCAGTAAACATATCGCCTACACCCTGACCTTCAGCAGTGATACGAGATGCACTGATTTTATACTTGTTGACCAAGATCGTTTTTACAGCTTCTGCACGTGCTGCGGCAATTCTGGCATTCACTTCAACACTACCTTCCGGAGAAGCGTATCCCTTAATAACCACTTTAGAATCAGCATATTTCTTCAGGTAAGAAGCTACACGTTCCACATTAGGAAGTTGTGAAGCGTCAACTGACGATTTACCTTGTCTGAAAGTAATGATAGATTCAGGTACACGGGCGGTTTTCACTACAGTCTCCACCGGAACCACTTTTGTGCGGCATGCTTCAAGTTCTTCCTGCAATCCGTTGATACGTTGGTTTGCATTGCTGATCTCACCATCTTTGTTGTTTACATCTGCACGAAGTGCATTGATTGAAGAGTTCAGTCCGTCAATTTCGGCTTGATTATATACTCTCACTTTGGCAAAATGATGTGTTCCGTTACTTGTCTTAAAGTGATATGTCAATCCGGCTGTCAACTCAAAACCTGCGTTATTAGCATTGAAACGGCTCTTTGTTTCAGGGTAAGTACCTTGCATATCATACACAATGGCAGGTTTGATTCCTAATGTCCATGCTTTACTTTCACCCAAGTTGAAATTGAAATTCAATCCCAAACGCGTAGACCAGGAGTTCTGATCGCCATCGCCATTCACATAATAATGTAACCAACCCATTCCGGCCACAGCTTCCACTTCAAACAAACGAGGTTCGCCAGTGTAACTTGCAAATAGATTCATCAAATTGACTTTACCCAATACGCTGACATCCGAAGCATCGAAAGCCGTTTTACTGGATGTGGTATTGATATATCCCATTCCTTGGAATCCCAAACCGAAGATAGGAGTTAATTGCTTTGAGACTCCCACTCCAAAAGTGGGACGCATACCTTTAAAGAAAGCACTGTGAGTAAGGGGAGTAACTCCACCGGCATTTACTCCGACAGACCAATTATCTGTAAGTTTGGTACCTTCTACAACTGATTGGGCATTTGCTACTGTAAAGCCACCCAATATAAAAGCTAATAAAATAATAGATTTTCTCATATTCATAAGTTTTAAATGTAATGTTTTATCTGCTAAATCATTAGAAATGTATTGTTTGTTCATGTCTAACTTTCTAGTTTATTTTTTAATTCGTTATTCACTTTAAACAACATATCATATCAAAAATTAGTTCGCAAGCCATGAGCCCTATTAACATCTATTATGCTTTCGAAAAATCTAAAATATGGAAACATCAATGCAAACGCCTCATTCCCTGAAGAGAAAGGGATCCCAACATCGCTAACCATTATGCATCTTATTTCATTATTCTACACTTTCATTCATCCATCAGGCAGGAAATACATAAACCGGACTCTACTAAAATGCGAAGAATAGAACATAAACGGAAAGTTATCAGGTTGTTAATGCCATATATCGTTCTGATAAAGAGCGAATATTTTTCTTCCTTTTCAATTGGAATCTTGATTTAATTTCTAACTTTGCCGCCAACATCGGTTTCCGGAATGGCATTATCACCAGACGGAATTAAAAGGGAATCCAGTGAAAATCCGGAACTATCCCCGTAGCTGTAAGTTTTATCTCTCTCATAAAAAAGAGAAATGTTATGGCATTCATTTGCCACTGATTCATGAAACGGATCGGGAAGGCGCCACAACAAAAACAAGTCAGAAGACCTGCCGATAAAATTTCCGTTATTCCAGGCTTTCGGGTGAAAGGCAATAGAACGAATCGTACAGGTCCATTTTATTACAAGTCTCCAGAAATTGTCGTGCATGAATAACTATGTAGGCACTAAATCTATTTTGTTAATTCTTAAAATATAGGTATGATTAGTTCGGAGATATTCATTATCAAAAGAGACGGGAAAAAAGAAGCTTTTTCCCTCGACAAAATCAAAAATGCCATATCCAAGGCATTTTTATCAGTAGGTAGTTTTGCTACACAAGATGTGATAACCAATGTGTTAAGCCGTGTCAGTATCAGTGACGGAACAAACGTAGAGGAAATCCAAAACCAGGTGGAAGTCGCCTTGATGGCAGAACATTATTACAGCGTGGCCAAAGCGTATATGCTGTATCGTCAAAAACATTTGGAAGACCGTGAAGTCAGAGACAAACTTAAATTCCTCATGGATTATTGCGATGCTTCCAACCCTGCCAGCGGTAGCAAGTACGATGCCAACGCCAATGTGGAAAACAAGAATATCGCCACGCTGATAGGAGAACTGCCCAAATCCAATTTCATCCGCCTCAACCGCCGCCTGCTGACAGACCGTTTGAGGGATATGTATGGTAAAGAGGCTTCCGACCGTTATTTGGAACTCCTGAATCATCACTTCATCTACAAAAATGATGAAACCAATCTGGCGAACTACTGTGCCAGTATTACTATGTATCCCTGGCTGATAGCAGGAACAACAGCAGTAGGAGGCAATTCTACCGCCCCGACCAATCTGAAATCCTTCTGCGGAGGATTTATCAACATGGTATTTATCGTATCCAGTATGCTAAGCGGCGCATGTGCCACTCCTGAATTCCTGATGTACATGAACTATTTCATTGGTTTGGAATACGGACAGGACTATTATAAACATCCGGATAAACTGGCAGACTTGTCTCTGAAACAAAGATCGATCGATAAAATCATCACAGACTGTTTCGAGCAAATCGTATATTCCATCAACCAGCCTACGGGTGCCCGCAATTTCCAAGCAGTTTTCTGGAATGTGGCTTATTATGACAAGTATTATTTCAATAGCCTTTTCGAGCACTTTGTTTTCCCCGACGGAAGCAAACCCGACTGGGATTCGCTTAGCTGGTTGCAGAAGCGTTTTATGAAATGGTTTAATAAGGAGCGTACACGCACCGTTCTGACATTCCCTGTAGAGACAATGGCACTCCTGACCAAAGACGGCGATGTACTGGATAAGGAATATGGCGACTTCACCGCTGAAATGTATGCCGAAGGACATTCATTCTTCACCTATATGAGTGACAATGCCGACTCTTTGAGTAGCTGCTGCCGTCTACGTAATGAAATACAGGACAATGGCTTTAGTTATACACTGGGAGCCGGAGGAGTCTCTACCGGTTCGAAGAGCGTGTTGACCATCAATCTGAACCGTTGTATACAGCATGCTGTGAAATCAGGTATCCTCTACCCTTTCTTCCTGGAAGAAGTAGTAGACCTAGTTCACAAAGTACAGCTTGCCTATAATGAGAACCTGAAATTATTGCAGGCAAAGGGTATGTTACCTTTGTTTGATGCGGGTTATATCAATATGAGCCGCCAATATCTGACTATCGGCGTGAACGGACTGGTGGAAGCAGCCCAATTTATGGGAATCGACATCAACGACAATCCGAAATACGAGGCTTTTGTGCAGGAGATTCTCGGCATGATTGAGAAATACAATAAGAAATATCGTACCAAAGAAGTACTTTTCAACTGCGAAATGATTCCTGCCGAAAATGTGGGTGTGAAACACGCGAAATGGGACAAGGAAGCCGGATTCCAGACTTACCGCGAATGTTACAACAGCTATTTCTATATTGTAGAAGACAAATCGCTGAACATTGTCGATAAATTCCGCCTGCACGGGCATCGTTATATCGAGCATCTGACGGGTGGTTCGGCTTTGCACATGAATCTGGAAGAGCATCTTAGCAAAGAGCAATACCGGCAGTTGCTTCGTGTTGCCGCTACCGAAGGTTGCAACTACTTCACATTCAATATTCCGAATACAGTATGTAACAAATGCCATCATATCGACAAACGGTATTTGCATGAATGTCCCGAATGTCACAGCGAGAATGTGGATTATCTGACCCGCGTCATCGGATATATGAAGCGTATCAGCAATTTCTCCCAAGCACGGCAAAAGGAGGCCGATTTAAGATATTATGCTCCGGTACGCTGATTATGATATTGTTTTTCAGGAGATACCGGATGAGGTGACATTAGCCATCAACCTCTCCAACTGCCCCAACCATTGTAAAGGGTGCCACAGTGCATATCTGATGGAAGACGTAGGAGAACCATTGACGGAAGAAAGTCTTTCTACCCTGCTCGGTAAATATGGAAAAGCAATTACCTGTGTCTGTTTCATGGGCGGTGATGCTTCACCCGCAGAAGTGGAACAATTAGCTGCTTTTTTACACAAGCAGACCATCACTCCGGTAAAAGTCGGATGGTACTCCGGGAAGAGCAAGCTGCCGGAGCACTTTGATGTATCTCATTTCCAATATATAAAGTTAGGACCTTACATCGAGTCTCTGGGAGGATTAAAATCTGAAACGACCAATCAACGGTTGTACCACATAGAAAATGGAATAATGGAGGATATAACTTATCGTTTTCTCCCCCATCATTCCAAAAAGATTTCTTAATAAGAGAAACGCTCAAACGGAGTATGTTATATTTACCGTTTGAGCGTTCTTTTTTCTAACTACTTCTTTTCATTCGTATTTATGATTTCAGTACCCGCTTCAATCTGTTTAATCCTTCTATCAACCGCTGTCGCGGACACGCAATATTGATACGGATAAACCCTTCACCAGTCTCTCCATACAGACTGCCTTCGTTCACCCAAAGTTTTTCTTTCTTCAACAAGTCTTTTACTATTTCTGCTGACGTTTGATTCAAGACCGAGCAATCCACCCAAACCAGATATGTACCTTCCAACATCATTACGGGAAATTCCGGAAGATATTCATCAAAATAACCTTTTAAATAGATGTAATTCGCAAACAAATAGATTTTAAGTTCTTCCAGCCATTCTTCGCCCTCATTGTAAGCAGCCATCAACGCCTCCACTCCGAAAGGATTCACATCACAAACTTCATTTATATTAATCGCTTTATCTATTCTCACCCGTACATTTGCATCTGCAGAAATAATATTGGCTATCTGAAGCCCTGCCAGATTAAAAGCCTTGCTAGGCGAAACAAAGGTTACCGAATTCATAAGAAACTCTTCTGATATAGAAGCGAAAGGAGTATATTCATGCCCCAGAAAAACCAATTCACAATGAATTTCATCAGCAATCACAAACACATTATTCCGAATACAAATCTCACCTATCTGCCTTAATTCCTGCTTACTCCATACTCTTCCGACAGGATTATGCGGATTACATAACAACATGAGTTTTACCTTCGGATCGGAAGTTTTCTTCTCCAAATCATCAAAGTCAATCTGATACCCTCTGTTTCTATATACTAAAGGATTGGCAATCATCTCGCACCCGTTATTACGGATAGAGGAGAAAAAGCAGTTATATACAGGCGTCTGTACCATCACTTTATCGCCGGGTACTGTCAGTGCTTTAATTGCAGCAGATATTGCCGGCACAACTCCGGTAGTATAAATAATCCATTCTTTTTCTATCCGCCAGGCATGTCGTCGTGCAAACCAATTGGTTATCGCTTCGTAGTATGCGTCAGGTACGCGTACATATCCGAAAACCCCATGTTCCACCCGCTTCTTCAATGCCTCCACGACGGGGGGAGCTGTACGGAAATCCATATCAGCCACCCACATCGGCAAGACATCCGCATCTGCGGACGAATCCCATTTATAGGAATTCGTACCTCTGCGTGGAATAATTTCATCGAAATTATATTTCATATTTCAATCAAAACAGGTTAGATCGTCCCAAAGTTTCAATTCGCAATTTGCTGGTGATTTAATATTTTCGTCCAAAATGATTGCTCCGAAACTTTCGGCAACAATACTTCCCGTACGAGGATTTTTTACGCTATGAACGGGACTTTTAATCGTTGCCTTCACACTACTGTGTTCAAAAGCAAGGTCAGCATCTTCTGCCATCGTACAATTTTCCATCACCAGATCATGTGCGTAGCAAAGCGGTTGAGTCCCCGAAATCCTGCAATTTACCAAACGTAAGTTTTTAGAATGCCAGCCCAGATATTCTCCGTTCAGCTCGGAATCATAGACTGTTACATTTTCCGTATTCCAGAAAGCATCTTTGGAGTTGATAACTGCATTACGGATTTCTACATTCTTGCAATATTGGAACGAATAGTTCCCGTTTTGGGCATAGTTTTGTATCTTAATATTCTCACTGTGTATAAAAAGGTAATCCGCTTTATCAATCTGTACGTTCTTCAGCTCTATATTACGACAATACCAAAACGTTTCCAAAGCATTAGGCAACTGCACGTTTTCGAGTTTTATTCCATCCATTTCACGGAACATCTTCGGTGCTTCTACCAAGGTATCTGCCATTTGCAGACTTTGAGAGTACCATAGAGCAGCACGGGCTCCCTCTGTAAAGAGACAGTTTTTCACAATGAATCCGTTGGTATGCCAAAAAGGATATTTTCCTTCAAAGCGACAGTTGATTGCTATAATATTACTACATTCTTTCAATGCAGATTCACCGGCGTGAATTGTTACATCTTCCAGTTGAAGGTCGTGGGTCGCGAACAGAGGACGTTCGCCTCCATATTCTTTATTTCTTATTTGTTCCATTAGTTTATTCTTTAATCTGTTATTTCAAAAGTTACATTTACGCCTCCTGAACCAAGGGCGGAGGCCAGTCCTGAAGGATTTGTTATACGTCCTAAACGGGTATAAGTATATGAAGTGGAAAAGGTTTCATAAAATAAGACCACACAAGTGGAACCGTAAAGCATCAAGTCACCTGTCCGAATAGTCCCGGGATTGGACGACGCTGTCGGCAAACCTTTCGACAGATAATAATATTTTTCATTACCATGCAGTTCGGACATATCCACTGTCATAGGGAGTAGTCTCTTAAATGCTTTCGCTGTCTCATTATTGTCCAATGTGGCATTGAATGAAACAGGTCCGATTGTTATTTTAAGATTATTGCTCACTGGGGTATCATCGTTATTGTCGTCATTATCATCGGGATTATTGCCATTATTGTTACTGCCATTATCACCGGAACCAGAACCATTACCCGGAGTCACTTGTTGACCTGTTCCCTGTATAGGTTCATCTTCGCTACATGATGCGGAACCGACCGATAATGTCAGCATAGTAAGAATTGCTATTATATAGTATCTCATATTTATAGTATTAAAACTTATTTCTTTAGATATTCCTTAAAGAAGGATTCCAGTTTATTAAATGGAATAAGGCTCACACGATCGTAAAGATCTACGTGTCCGGCACCGGGTACTATATACAGTTCTTTAGGTTCGGCAGCGAATCGGTAGGCGTCTTCACTAAATTCACGTGAGTGGGCATTTTCACCGGTGATGAAAAGCATAGGGCGGGGTGAAATAGTCTCAATATCTTCGAAAGGATAGAAATTCATAAATTTCACATTGCTTGAAAGTGTAGGATGAGTGGTGGTCATAGGAGTTGCTCCGTCGGGGGTAAATTTTCCTCTTTGTGTACGGTAGAACTCATAGAACTCCCGTTCAATCGGACTGGACTTTTCTGTCAGTTGATGTACAGTGCCACCTGTATATTTAGTTTCTCCACCTAAAAATTCAGCATAACGCTGTTCTGCCGCTTCAGCCATTATTTGCTTTCTCTGTTCCAATGTCAATGAGTGTTTTAACCCGTTACGGCTAGCCGTACCCATATTGTACATACTGATTGTCGCAATGGCTTTAAGGCGAGGGTCTATTTTCGCTGCACTGATAGCAAAACTTCCACTACCGCAAATACCGATTACTCCAATTAGATTCCGGTCAACAAACGGACGGGTACCTAAAAAATCAACTGCGGCACTAAAGTCTTCCGCATAAACTTCCGGCAGAACAGCATTGCGCGGCTCGCCTTCACTCCCACCCCAAAAAGACAGGTCTATGGAGAGTGTTACAAACCCCCGTTCGGCCATTTTCGTTGCGTAAAGATTCGCGCTCTGTTCCTTGACAGCTCCCATTGGATGTCCGACAATGATTGCAGGGTATTTGTCCCCTTCTTTCATATTCTTAGGCAGAAACAAATTTCCGGCTACCTTCATTTTATACTGGTTGGAAAAAGAAACTTTCTCCACACTTACCAAATCACTTTTATAAAAGTTATCTGCATCTGTCTGTGCAGAAGAAAAACTAGTTCCAAGCATCATCATAAATACAGTTGTTAATAATAAAATCCGTTTCATATCTCTTATTTTTAATTATTAAAGAATTGATTGTCTACTTTCTACATTGCAAAAATACGATGAAAGAAAGAGACCTTTTGTAGATGAATTACTGACATAATAACCCCAATTACAGATTATATTTTTTTATTATTCTGTTACAATATTGATATTAACCTGCTTCCGGATATGCGCTACGCGAACCCGCAGATAAACGAATACAATACTCGCAATCAGGAAAAACAACGAGCCGAAAACAGAATATCGTGTGCCCATCTCTGTAATAAAAGCTCCGCATATAGCTGTACCAATCGTCGTTCCTAAATTGGCTGAAGTCAGAAACATTCCATTGGCAAAGTCTGGTGCTTCGGGAGCAGCATCTGCTATCATATATTGCATATTATTACTTGCTATACCCGCCAATACGCCTAAAATAAGGATGACAATCACCATAGCTCCAATCCATTCTCCAACGATGAACAGACAGATATATGAAACCAATAATGCAAAAGGCATAAGGATAATTGAACGTTTGGCATTTATTGATAGCAGTTTCCCCGCCATCACATTACCCACAATATTTGCCAAACCATATACGAGCAACACTGCACTTATCACATTATATGGGACCTCCGTTACTTTTTTCAGGTAATCCGACATATAGCTAAAGAATCCGAACATAGCTCCATTAATTAAGGTAACAGCAATAATTGAATACCACATCGTTGTTTTCTTCAATACGCTAAGCTGTGCACCATAAGATACTTTTTCTTTTACAGGCATGGAAGGGATAAACAGAATCGTAGCAACAAAGACTAATGCGTTTGCAACAGTGAAAAACAACATCGCCATGGAGAACGAAACTTCGCTGGCAATAAAACTAGTCACCGGAACGCCCAGCACCATGCCGGCGGACACACCGACAAAGACTTTAGAAACAGCCTTGGGAGCCTGTTCCTTGCTGACAGACGCCGCGGCTACTGTAAAAGCCATAGAGACATATACCGGATGCAGGAAAGCGGGAAGTATCCGAGCAATCAACAATACTGTGAAATTAGAGGTAAACATGGATATTACATTACTTATTGTAAACAATCCCAATGCCAGCAACATTACTTTCTTCCGGTTAATCCCCGAAAATAATAAAGGAGTCACAGGGGCTGACGCAGCCACCACCAATGCGAAAACACTTACCGTCCAGCCGGCTTGAGGTACGGAAACATTAAAAGTTGTGGCTATCAAGGGCAGGATCCCCACTACTCCCATTTCGGTGTTTATAATTCCAAATACACCGACCGTAAGGATAAAGACGAGCAAACCGCCCGAATTGAGTTTTAATTTATTTTTTTGTTCCATAGTTACTATATGCTATTTATAATTCCAATCCCATTTTATAGGCGTTTTCAAGATGTACTTTATCAATCTGCCGTGCCAGTTTCTCGCATCCGGTAGAACCGCCGGCACAATATAATCCCACTTCATTCCAACCTAACGCCTGATTGAGAAGACGAAAATATCGTATGGGCTGTTCGAAGGTCGTATCATTATCATCACCGGCTGTCATCAGTAATACCGAATCTTTTTGAGGATATTTATCATCGACAGAAATGGCATAAAGTCTATCAATGAACGATTTCAGCTTTGCCGTGATTGTCCAAAAGTAAAGAGGAGAAGCCATAACCACTGTATCACATTCCGCAAACAAAGGATATATATCCTGCATGTCGTCGCGAACAGTACACTGATGTGCAAGACGCTGACAAACTCCACATCCCCGGCACCCTTCTATCCGCATACTACCCAGATAAACCTTCGTCACAGAATGTCCGCGCTCTACCAATCCTTTAATGTATGCATCGGTCAGTCGGTCTGTATTGCCGCGTTTTGTGCCTGCACTCATTATTACAAGTATCTTTTTCATATTTCCCTGATGTGTTTTATCGATTAGCGAAGGAAGTGAAGTGTCTGTCGTTTCTTTACTATTCAAACACCGATAAATAGTCGTACCACCTAATAGTACGCCTCCGGTTGTTAGTAACACGCTTTTCAAAAAATGCTTTCTATCCATATTCTCTCTTTTATTAATTTCCTCTGATTCATCAAGTTTTATTTAACATGGCAAAGGTCAGAAGAATATAAAGAAGCCGTTGTAGACGGATTACGGGTATGATAACCCCAATTACAGATTAGTCATTTCCCTACTATGAAAACAGAACATTTATCTGTATCTTTGTTACCGATTCCAAATACCAAAAGCCATGGATAAAGTTATAAAACTAGAGAATGTAAATCAGTATAACGAACTGTACGGACTGGAAACATTGCATCCTTTGGTTAGTGTCATCGACTTGACCAAAGCAACGAAAACAGTTAACCATATCCAGATGAACTATGGTCTTTATGCTCTTTTCCTAAAAGAGAGCAAGAGCTGTGACATTAAATATGGTCGTCAGTATTATGATTACCAAGAAGGAACCATTGTCTGTTTTGCCCCAGGTCAGACAGCCGGTGTGAGTACCATTGAAGATGAAATCAATCCGGCTGTTTATGGTATTATTTTCCATCCGGACCTGATTCGCGGCACCTCACTTGGAAAAGATATTAAGAAATATACTTTCTTCTCTTATGCAGTAAACGAGGCTTTACATCTTTCAGATCAGGAAAAGGAAATAGTCATGGATTGCCTGAAGAAAATCAGTATCGAACTTGAGCATGGTATCGATAAACATAGCAAAGCATTAATCGCCATGAATATCGAACTGTTACTGAACTACTGTATGCGTTTTTATGAACGGCAGTTTATCACCCGGAACAGTGCCAATAAAGATGCTCTTACAAAGTTTGAACAACTTCTGGATGAATATTTCCAAGATCAACTTCCCATACAAAACGGGTTACCTTCCGTGAAGTACTTTGCTGATAAAGTCTATCTCTCCCCCAACTACTTTGGTGATATGGTAAAAAAAGAAACAGGAAAAACTCCACAGGAACATATTCAGACCAAAGTAATCGAACTAGCCAAAGAACGTATTGTCGATACGGAAGAAACCGTCAGCCAGATAGCTTATTCGTTAGGATTCCAATACCCGCAACATCTCTGCAGATTATTCAAAAGACGCGTCGGATGCACGCCTAATGAATACAGAAATCAGGCTTTAGCATAAAAATATAGTCCCTCAAATAAGGGAACTGTAATATAGGTAAAACAATCCGTAATTCATATACAAACAGATTTCAAATCCTGCTGTATCTTTGCAGTGTCATAAAGAAATAAGTAAAAACATTATTTAGAAAAACTGTTTGATATGTATTTAGAAAATATTTATTCTCCTGCAGATGTTAAGAAACTGTCGGA includes:
- a CDS encoding STM4015 family protein; the encoded protein is MKRVFVFQDFKSQKFWSIEVVGTDVTVNYGKLGTDGQTQVKNYATTEEAEKAASKLIAEKTKKGYVETAEETAREMKVEAKKYTLSYDEYENNVNLLDKILKDKHLSEYKQITIGCWDYEGGDCSALLQGMIENKEKFAQIEGLFWGDIEQEEQEISWIEQADISPLLDAMPKLKDLKIKGTNNLRLGKTSRPELRSLEIISGGLPTEVVEDILGSDFPNLEKLILYVGVEDYGFEADIEIFRPLFSKERFPKLTYLGIVNSEEQDKIVEMFLESDILPQLETMDVSAGTLKDEGAQLLLDNMDKIAHLKFINMRYNYLSKEMKKQLQSLPMKIDIAETEEADEYDGELWYYPMITE
- a CDS encoding OmpA family protein, with translation MNMRKSIILLAFILGGFTVANAQSVVEGTKLTDNWSVGVNAGGVTPLTHSAFFKGMRPTFGVGVSKQLTPIFGLGFQGMGYINTTSSKTAFDASDVSVLGKVNLMNLFASYTGEPRLFEVEAVAGMGWLHYYVNGDGDQNSWSTRLGLNFNFNLGESKAWTLGIKPAIVYDMQGTYPETKSRFNANNAGFELTAGLTYHFKTSNGTHHFAKVRVYNQAEIDGLNSSINALRADVNNKDGEISNANQRINGLQEELEACRTKVVPVETVVKTARVPESIITFRQGKSSVDASQLPNVERVASYLKKYADSKVVIKGYASPEGSVEVNARIAAARAEAVKTILVNKYKISASRITAEGQGVGDMFTEPDWNRVSICTIED
- the nrdD gene encoding anaerobic ribonucleoside-triphosphate reductase, which gives rise to MISSEIFIIKRDGKKEAFSLDKIKNAISKAFLSVGSFATQDVITNVLSRVSISDGTNVEEIQNQVEVALMAEHYYSVAKAYMLYRQKHLEDREVRDKLKFLMDYCDASNPASGSKYDANANVENKNIATLIGELPKSNFIRLNRRLLTDRLRDMYGKEASDRYLELLNHHFIYKNDETNLANYCASITMYPWLIAGTTAVGGNSTAPTNLKSFCGGFINMVFIVSSMLSGACATPEFLMYMNYFIGLEYGQDYYKHPDKLADLSLKQRSIDKIITDCFEQIVYSINQPTGARNFQAVFWNVAYYDKYYFNSLFEHFVFPDGSKPDWDSLSWLQKRFMKWFNKERTRTVLTFPVETMALLTKDGDVLDKEYGDFTAEMYAEGHSFFTYMSDNADSLSSCCRLRNEIQDNGFSYTLGAGGVSTGSKSVLTINLNRCIQHAVKSGILYPFFLEEVVDLVHKVQLAYNENLKLLQAKGMLPLFDAGYINMSRQYLTIGVNGLVEAAQFMGIDINDNPKYEAFVQEILGMIEKYNKKYRTKEVLFNCEMIPAENVGVKHAKWDKEAGFQTYRECYNSYFYIVEDKSLNIVDKFRLHGHRYIEHLTGGSALHMNLEEHLSKEQYRQLLRVAATEGCNYFTFNIPNTVCNKCHHIDKRYLHECPECHSENVDYLTRVIGYMKRISNFSQARQKEADLRYYAPVR
- the nrdG gene encoding anaerobic ribonucleoside-triphosphate reductase activating protein → MLRYADYDIVFQEIPDEVTLAINLSNCPNHCKGCHSAYLMEDVGEPLTEESLSTLLGKYGKAITCVCFMGGDASPAEVEQLAAFLHKQTITPVKVGWYSGKSKLPEHFDVSHFQYIKLGPYIESLGGLKSETTNQRLYHIENGIMEDITYRFLPHHSKKIS
- a CDS encoding MalY/PatB family protein — translated: MKYNFDEIIPRRGTNSYKWDSSADADVLPMWVADMDFRTAPPVVEALKKRVEHGVFGYVRVPDAYYEAITNWFARRHAWRIEKEWIIYTTGVVPAISAAIKALTVPGDKVMVQTPVYNCFFSSIRNNGCEMIANPLVYRNRGYQIDFDDLEKKTSDPKVKLMLLCNPHNPVGRVWSKQELRQIGEICIRNNVFVIADEIHCELVFLGHEYTPFASISEEFLMNSVTFVSPSKAFNLAGLQIANIISADANVRVRIDKAININEVCDVNPFGVEALMAAYNEGEEWLEELKIYLFANYIYLKGYFDEYLPEFPVMMLEGTYLVWVDCSVLNQTSAEIVKDLLKKEKLWVNEGSLYGETGEGFIRINIACPRQRLIEGLNRLKRVLKS
- a CDS encoding DUF3737 family protein, coding for MEQIRNKEYGGERPLFATHDLQLEDVTIHAGESALKECSNIIAINCRFEGKYPFWHTNGFIVKNCLFTEGARAALWYSQSLQMADTLVEAPKMFREMDGIKLENVQLPNALETFWYCRNIELKNVQIDKADYLFIHSENIKIQNYAQNGNYSFQYCKNVEIRNAVINSKDAFWNTENVTVYDSELNGEYLGWHSKNLRLVNCRISGTQPLCYAHDLVMENCTMAEDADLAFEHSSVKATIKSPVHSVKNPRTGSIVAESFGAIILDENIKSPANCELKLWDDLTCFD
- a CDS encoding cyclophilin-like fold protein, with the translated sequence MRYYIIAILTMLTLSVGSASCSEDEPIQGTGQQVTPGNGSGSGDNGSNNNGNNPDDNDDNNDDTPVSNNLKITIGPVSFNATLDNNETAKAFKRLLPMTVDMSELHGNEKYYYLSKGLPTASSNPGTIRTGDLMLYGSTCVVLFYETFSTSYTYTRLGRITNPSGLASALGSGGVNVTFEITD
- a CDS encoding alpha/beta hydrolase, which codes for MKRILLLTTVFMMMLGTSFSSAQTDADNFYKSDLVSVEKVSFSNQYKMKVAGNLFLPKNMKEGDKYPAIIVGHPMGAVKEQSANLYATKMAERGFVTLSIDLSFWGGSEGEPRNAVLPEVYAEDFSAAVDFLGTRPFVDRNLIGVIGICGSGSFAISAAKIDPRLKAIATISMYNMGTASRNGLKHSLTLEQRKQIMAEAAEQRYAEFLGGETKYTGGTVHQLTEKSSPIEREFYEFYRTQRGKFTPDGATPMTTTHPTLSSNVKFMNFYPFEDIETISPRPMLFITGENAHSREFSEDAYRFAAEPKELYIVPGAGHVDLYDRVSLIPFNKLESFFKEYLKK
- a CDS encoding MFS transporter, yielding MEQKNKLKLNSGGLLVFILTVGVFGIINTEMGVVGILPLIATTFNVSVPQAGWTVSVFALVVAASAPVTPLLFSGINRKKVMLLALGLFTISNVISMFTSNFTVLLIARILPAFLHPVYVSMAFTVAAASVSKEQAPKAVSKVFVGVSAGMVLGVPVTSFIASEVSFSMAMLFFTVANALVFVATILFIPSMPVKEKVSYGAQLSVLKKTTMWYSIIAVTLINGAMFGFFSYMSDYLKKVTEVPYNVISAVLLVYGLANIVGNVMAGKLLSINAKRSIILMPFALLVSYICLFIVGEWIGAMVIVILILGVLAGIASNNMQYMIADAAPEAPDFANGMFLTSANLGTTIGTAICGAFITEMGTRYSVFGSLFFLIASIVFVYLRVRVAHIRKQVNINIVTE